A single window of Vigna unguiculata cultivar IT97K-499-35 chromosome 1, ASM411807v1, whole genome shotgun sequence DNA harbors:
- the LOC114188663 gene encoding uncharacterized protein LOC114188663, giving the protein MGHLIKDCPSSRGTTVTSPSQTPTQTRQGRGGSRPQAAGRVYAMTGAEATGSGNLVVGCCLIAGKPRCVLYDSGATHFFVSESCVLELGLPVSELQLDLVVSTPASRLVRTSSVCARCPVEVEGRMFKVNLICLPLIDCREKKLLFSDIEESELLSSQGVLREIKDCAQCYLIYAQLEVEKEERITVIPVVREFEDVFPEEVPGLPPRREVEFSIDLVLGAGPVSIAPYRMALAELVELKKQIKELLDK; this is encoded by the coding sequence ATGGGGCATTTGATTAAGGATTGCCCCTCCTCCAGAGGAACTACGGTGACGTCCCCGTCTCAAACTCCAACTCAGACTCGTCAGGGGAGAGGGGGCAGCAGGCCCCAAGCGGCAGGCAGAGTGTATGCTATGACCGGGGCGGAGGCGACAGGCTcaggtaatcttgttgttggATGTTGTTTGATTGCGGGAAAACCCCGatgtgtgttgtatgattcgGGAGCGACACACTTCTTTGTGTCAGAGTCTTGTGTGCTTGAGTTGGGTTTGCCGGTTAGTGAGCTACAACTCGATCTTGTAGTGTCTACGCCGGCATCTAGGTTAGTCAGAACGTCTTCTGTGTGTGCTAGATGTCCAGTGGAAGTAGAGGGACGCATGTTTAAAGTGAATTTGATATGCCTACCTCTCATTgattgtcgggagaagaagttgttgttctcCGACATAGAGGAGTCGGAGTTGTTGTCCTCTCAGGGTGTCTTAAGGGAGATCAAGGATTGTGCCCAGTGTTACTTAATCTATGCTCAGTTGGAGGTGGAGAAAGAGGAGAGAATAACGGTAATCCCCGTCGTGCGGGAGTTTGAGGATGTGTTCCCTGAAGAGGTACCCGGTTTACCCCCGAGGAGAGAAGTAGAGTTCTCCATTGATCTGGTACTAGGAGCGGGTCCCGTGTCAATAGCTCCTTATCGCATGGCTCTTGCAGAGTTGGTGGAATTGAAGAAACAAATTAAGGAGTTGCTTGATAAATAG